One Pseudomonas muyukensis DNA segment encodes these proteins:
- the topA gene encoding type I DNA topoisomerase, which translates to MGKSLVIVESPAKAKTINKYLGSQYVVKSSIGHIRDLPTSGSASASKEPAAKRGKAAAEAPALSPKEKARRTLVARMGVDPEAGWKAKYEILPGKEKVIDELRRLAKDADTIYLATDLDREGEAIAWHLREAIGGDDSRYKRVVFNEITKKAIQEAFSQPGELDIDRVNAQQARRFLDRVVGYMVSPLLWAKIARGLSAGRVQSVAVKLVVEREREIRAFNPEEYWEVHADLGTAKNAKVRFEVARQQGEAFKPLNEAQAMAALEQLKSSSYSVSKREDRPTSSKPSAPFITSTLQQAASNRLGYGVKKTMMMAQRLYEAGYITYMRTDSTNLSTDAVEMARSYIENEFGKQYLPAAPIVYGSKEGAQEAHEAIRPSDVNTHPTKLSGMERDAERLYELIWRQFLACQMPPAQYLSTSVTVVAGDFELRAKGRILKFDGYTRVLPQQSKPGEDDVLPEMAQGEVLKLIQLDPSQHFTKPPARFTEASLVKEMEKRGIGRPSTYAAIISTIQDRGYVTLHNRRFYSEKMGDIVTERLSESFANLMDYGFTAGMEENLDDVAQGERDWKNVLDEFYGDFSKKLLTAESSEHGMRANQPTLTNIACKECGRPMMIRTASTGVFLGCSGYSLPPKERCKATVNLVPGDEIAADDEGESESLVLRGKHRCPICATAMDAYLLDEKRKLHICGNNPDCVGYEIEEGNYRIKGYEGPSLECDKCGSEMQLKTGRFGKFFGCTNPACKNTRKLLKSGEAAPPKMDKVDMPELKCEKVDDTYVLRDGASGLFLAASQFPKNRETRAPLVLEIVPHKHEIDPKYHFLCDAPQKDPDGRPAVIRYSRKTKEQYVQSEVDGKPTGWKAFFDGKTWKVEDKR; encoded by the coding sequence ATGGGCAAATCGCTGGTCATTGTGGAATCCCCGGCCAAGGCCAAGACCATCAACAAGTACCTGGGCAGCCAGTACGTGGTGAAGTCGAGTATCGGCCATATCCGAGACCTTCCCACCAGCGGTTCCGCCAGTGCGAGCAAGGAACCGGCGGCCAAGCGTGGCAAGGCGGCGGCCGAGGCCCCGGCCTTGTCGCCGAAGGAAAAGGCCCGGCGTACCCTGGTTGCGCGCATGGGCGTCGACCCTGAGGCCGGCTGGAAGGCCAAGTACGAGATCCTTCCTGGCAAGGAAAAGGTGATCGACGAACTGCGCCGCCTGGCCAAGGATGCCGACACCATCTATCTCGCAACCGACTTGGATCGCGAGGGGGAAGCCATTGCCTGGCACCTGCGCGAAGCCATCGGGGGTGACGACAGCCGCTACAAGCGCGTGGTGTTCAACGAGATCACCAAGAAAGCCATCCAGGAAGCGTTTTCCCAGCCGGGCGAACTCGATATCGATCGGGTCAATGCCCAGCAGGCTCGGCGCTTCCTGGACCGCGTGGTGGGCTACATGGTCTCGCCGCTGCTGTGGGCCAAGATCGCCCGCGGCCTGTCGGCCGGCCGCGTGCAATCCGTGGCGGTGAAGCTGGTGGTCGAGCGTGAGCGCGAGATCCGTGCGTTCAACCCGGAAGAATACTGGGAAGTCCATGCCGACCTGGGTACCGCGAAGAACGCCAAGGTGCGTTTCGAGGTGGCGCGCCAGCAGGGCGAGGCCTTCAAGCCGCTCAATGAAGCGCAGGCCATGGCCGCGCTGGAGCAGCTCAAGTCGTCGAGCTACAGCGTCAGCAAGCGCGAAGACCGGCCGACCAGCAGCAAGCCTTCGGCACCCTTCATCACCTCCACCCTGCAGCAGGCCGCGAGCAATCGCCTGGGCTACGGGGTGAAGAAGACCATGATGATGGCCCAGCGCCTGTACGAAGCCGGCTACATCACCTATATGCGTACCGACTCGACCAACCTGTCGACCGACGCGGTCGAGATGGCCCGCAGCTACATCGAGAACGAATTCGGCAAGCAGTACCTGCCGGCCGCGCCGATCGTCTACGGCAGCAAGGAAGGGGCACAGGAGGCGCACGAGGCGATCCGCCCGTCCGACGTCAACACCCACCCGACCAAGCTCAGCGGCATGGAGCGTGACGCCGAGCGCCTGTACGAGCTGATCTGGCGCCAGTTCCTGGCCTGCCAGATGCCGCCTGCGCAATACCTGTCGACCAGCGTCACCGTGGTGGCCGGCGACTTCGAGCTGCGCGCCAAGGGCCGTATCCTCAAGTTTGACGGTTATACCCGTGTACTGCCCCAGCAGAGCAAGCCGGGCGAGGACGACGTGCTGCCGGAAATGGCCCAGGGCGAGGTGCTCAAGCTGATTCAGCTGGACCCGAGCCAGCACTTCACCAAGCCGCCGGCGCGCTTCACCGAAGCCAGCCTGGTCAAGGAGATGGAAAAGCGCGGTATCGGTCGCCCGTCGACCTACGCGGCGATCATCTCGACCATCCAGGACCGCGGCTACGTGACGCTGCACAACCGTCGCTTCTACTCCGAGAAGATGGGCGATATCGTCACCGAGCGCCTGTCGGAGAGCTTCGCCAACCTGATGGACTACGGCTTCACCGCCGGCATGGAAGAGAACCTCGACGATGTGGCCCAGGGCGAGCGTGACTGGAAGAACGTCCTCGACGAGTTCTACGGCGATTTCAGCAAGAAGCTGCTGACCGCCGAGTCCAGCGAACACGGCATGCGTGCCAACCAGCCGACCCTGACCAATATCGCGTGCAAGGAATGCGGCCGGCCGATGATGATCCGCACCGCGTCCACTGGTGTGTTCCTGGGCTGCTCGGGCTACAGCCTGCCGCCGAAGGAGCGCTGCAAGGCCACCGTCAACCTGGTGCCGGGCGACGAGATTGCCGCCGACGACGAGGGTGAGTCGGAATCGCTGGTACTGCGTGGCAAGCACCGTTGCCCGATCTGTGCCACGGCGATGGACGCCTACCTGCTCGACGAGAAGCGCAAGCTGCACATCTGCGGTAACAACCCGGACTGCGTCGGCTACGAGATCGAGGAAGGCAACTACCGCATCAAGGGCTACGAAGGGCCGAGCCTGGAGTGCGACAAGTGCGGCAGCGAGATGCAGCTCAAGACCGGCCGTTTCGGCAAGTTCTTCGGCTGTACCAATCCTGCGTGCAAGAACACCCGCAAGCTGCTCAAGAGCGGCGAGGCGGCGCCACCGAAGATGGACAAGGTGGATATGCCCGAGCTCAAGTGCGAGAAGGTCGATGACACCTACGTGCTGCGCGATGGTGCCTCGGGGCTGTTCCTGGCCGCCAGCCAGTTCCCGAAAAACCGTGAGACCCGGGCGCCGTTGGTGCTGGAGATCGTGCCGCACAAGCATGAGATCGATCCGAAGTACCACTTCCTCTGCGACGCACCGCAAAAGGACCCGGACGGTCGTCCGGCAGTGATCCGCTACAGCCGCAAGACCAAGGAGCAGTACGTGCAGTCCGAGGTCGATGGCAAGCCGACCGGCTGGAAGGCGTTCTTCGATGGCAAGACCTGGAAAGTCGAAGACAAGCGCTGA
- the sulA gene encoding SOS-induced cell division inhibitor SulA, protein MQPITHTHTPAQLPLFEAFLAQPVLPGLKPGATPRKSSQPELYSELALRGAPGHCQSLLAPVLRELSEEDDSRWLTLIAPPGSLTQAWLRDAGLNRERILILQPGGKQTPLQLACEALRLGHSHTVVSWFPSVSSSARQQLLRAAALGNAQSLNIRLG, encoded by the coding sequence ATGCAGCCTATCACCCACACGCACACACCTGCCCAGTTGCCGCTGTTCGAGGCCTTCCTCGCCCAGCCGGTGCTGCCGGGGCTCAAGCCCGGCGCCACGCCGCGCAAAAGCAGCCAGCCGGAGCTGTACAGCGAACTGGCCCTGCGCGGCGCCCCGGGGCATTGCCAGAGCCTGCTGGCACCCGTGTTGCGCGAACTCAGCGAAGAAGACGACAGCCGCTGGCTGACCCTGATCGCCCCGCCTGGCAGCCTGACCCAAGCCTGGCTGCGCGACGCGGGCTTGAACCGCGAGCGCATCCTCATCCTGCAGCCCGGCGGCAAGCAAACCCCGCTGCAACTGGCCTGCGAAGCCCTGCGCCTGGGCCACAGCCATACCGTGGTCAGCTGGTTCCCCAGCGTCAGCAGCAGCGCACGCCAGCAACTGCTGCGCGCCGCCGCCCTCGGAAACGCACAAAGCCTGAACATCCGCCTCGGCTGA
- a CDS encoding TetR/AcrR family transcriptional regulator, with the protein MAQSETVERILDAAEQLFAERGFAETSLRLITSKAGVNLAAVNYHFGSKKALIQAVFSRFLGPFCASLERELERRQARPEQKASLEELLEMLVEQALAVQPRSNNDLSIFMRLLGLAFSQSQGHLRRYLEDMYGKVFRRYMLLVNEAAPRIPPLELFWRVHFMLGAAAFSMSGIKALRAIAETDFGINTSIEQVMRLMVPFLAAGMRADSGVTDEAMASAQLRPRSKTSAPAKV; encoded by the coding sequence ATGGCCCAATCGGAAACCGTAGAGCGCATCCTCGATGCGGCGGAGCAGCTGTTCGCGGAGCGCGGGTTCGCGGAAACCTCGTTGCGCCTGATCACCAGCAAGGCCGGGGTCAACCTGGCGGCGGTGAACTACCACTTCGGCTCCAAGAAGGCCCTGATCCAGGCGGTCTTCTCGCGGTTCCTCGGCCCGTTCTGCGCCAGCCTGGAGCGTGAGCTGGAGCGCCGCCAGGCGCGTCCGGAGCAAAAGGCCAGCCTTGAAGAGCTGCTGGAAATGCTGGTCGAGCAGGCGCTCGCCGTGCAGCCGCGCAGCAACAACGACCTGTCGATCTTCATGCGCCTGCTGGGCTTGGCCTTCAGCCAGAGCCAGGGCCACCTGCGGCGTTACCTCGAAGACATGTACGGCAAGGTGTTCCGTCGCTACATGCTGCTGGTCAACGAAGCCGCCCCGCGTATCCCGCCACTGGAGCTGTTCTGGCGCGTGCACTTCATGCTCGGCGCGGCGGCATTCAGCATGTCTGGCATCAAGGCCCTGCGCGCCATCGCCGAGACCGATTTCGGCATCAACACCTCGATCGAGCAGGTGATGCGCCTGATGGTACCGTTCCTCGCCGCCGGCATGCGCGCCGACAGCGGCGTCACCGACGAGGCCATGGCCTCGGCGCAGCTGCGCCCGCGCAGCAAGACCAGCGCCCCGGCCAAGGTCTGA
- the lexA gene encoding transcriptional repressor LexA — MLKLTPRQAEILAFIKRCLEANGFPPTRAEIAQELGFKSPNAAEEHLKALARKGAIEMTPGASRGIRIPGLEPKDEDSGLPIIGRVAAGAPILAEQHIEESCNINPALFHPRADYLLRVHGMSMKDIGIFDGDLLAVHTTREARNGQVVVARIGDEVTVKRFKREGNKVWLIAENPEFAPIEVDLKEQELVIEGLSVGVLRR, encoded by the coding sequence ATGCTGAAACTGACGCCACGCCAAGCCGAGATTCTGGCTTTCATCAAACGCTGCCTCGAGGCCAACGGCTTCCCGCCGACCCGCGCCGAGATCGCCCAGGAACTGGGCTTCAAGTCGCCCAATGCCGCCGAGGAGCACCTCAAGGCCCTGGCTCGCAAAGGTGCCATCGAGATGACCCCCGGCGCCTCGCGCGGCATCCGCATCCCTGGCCTGGAGCCGAAGGACGAAGACAGCGGCCTGCCGATCATCGGCCGGGTCGCCGCCGGTGCGCCGATCCTCGCCGAACAGCACATCGAGGAATCCTGCAACATCAACCCGGCGCTCTTCCATCCCCGCGCCGACTACCTGTTGCGCGTACACGGCATGAGCATGAAGGACATCGGCATCTTCGACGGCGACCTGCTCGCCGTGCACACCACCCGTGAAGCCCGCAACGGCCAGGTGGTGGTGGCCCGCATCGGCGATGAAGTGACCGTCAAGCGCTTCAAGCGCGAAGGCAACAAGGTCTGGCTGATCGCCGAAAACCCCGAATTCGCCCCCATCGAAGTCGACCTGAAGGAACAGGAACTGGTGATCGAGGGCTTGAGCGTCGGCGTTCTGCGCCGCTGA
- a CDS encoding DUF6586 family protein — MAQERYTRTNQKLFFAGLALESMARAEQSQALNAQGLIQAERESALFHLYGALLGLCHEIAGFYRLPVAATVEQALAEEALNSIAIPEVGEMLELVSQRETWLAQLLAAYADLFRPPVAKKTVKTDVTQPLIQAVSLDEPEPVALSRDALQAWRQDLKDLVRRFRDALSEC, encoded by the coding sequence ATGGCCCAGGAACGCTACACCCGCACCAACCAGAAACTGTTCTTCGCCGGCCTTGCCCTGGAATCCATGGCCAGGGCCGAACAGAGCCAGGCGCTGAATGCCCAGGGCCTGATCCAGGCCGAGCGCGAGTCGGCGCTGTTCCACCTGTACGGCGCGCTGTTGGGCCTGTGCCATGAGATCGCGGGTTTCTACCGCTTGCCAGTGGCGGCCACTGTCGAGCAGGCCCTGGCCGAGGAAGCACTCAACAGCATCGCCATTCCCGAGGTAGGCGAAATGCTCGAGCTGGTCAGCCAACGGGAAACCTGGCTGGCGCAACTGCTGGCGGCTTATGCCGATTTGTTCCGACCGCCGGTCGCGAAGAAAACCGTCAAAACCGACGTCACCCAGCCGCTGATCCAGGCCGTCAGCCTCGACGAGCCCGAGCCGGTCGCGCTTTCCCGGGACGCGTTGCAGGCCTGGCGGCAGGACCTCAAGGACTTGGTAAGGCGATTCCGCGACGCGCTCAGTGAGTGCTGA